One region of Micromonospora ureilytica genomic DNA includes:
- a CDS encoding ATP-binding protein yields the protein MFIGRRTELDLLTKQLDHVKRTGGGRSVAIRGRRQVGKSRLVQELCDRVDLPYCFYTAVKGASSIEAVSYFLGALRDSSLLTAGGRDLLPSQPPAGAWGDMLRVLAGVLPDTPSVVVLDELPWISEQDPTFDGHLQVAWDRLISSRPVLMLLLGSDLHMMQRFTEYDRPFYGRATNMVLGPFNLAETAAVTGLSGADAIDAHLITGGLPGIALEWSPGTPPVEFLSQEISNKTSALFTVPEQSLASEFPAPDTARRILEAVGGAGSRTFSNIAAAAGDRGGPVSSGTLSPLLHRLVEEKQILAVDKPLSTKPSKLAQYRIADSNLRLYLAILRDVHQLVLRDRSAAARAILDSRWSSWRGNAVEPIIRHALAISAGAGGLPWTDTWEVGGWWNRQSNPEIDLVGADRAPIASRITFAGSIKWQDGPFDRHHLDELRRHAPLIPGFQPGTSGLVVVSRSGADLPDGAVDLVWGPDDVIRAWSV from the coding sequence ATGTTCATCGGCCGGCGCACGGAACTGGACCTGCTCACCAAACAACTTGATCATGTGAAGCGCACTGGCGGGGGTCGCTCTGTCGCTATCCGCGGCCGGCGGCAGGTGGGCAAGTCGCGGCTGGTGCAGGAGTTGTGCGACCGGGTCGATCTGCCCTACTGCTTCTACACCGCGGTCAAGGGCGCGTCGAGCATCGAAGCGGTCAGCTACTTTCTCGGGGCCTTGCGCGACTCGTCACTGCTTACCGCTGGCGGTCGTGATCTTCTGCCGTCCCAGCCGCCGGCCGGTGCCTGGGGAGACATGCTGCGGGTGTTGGCAGGTGTCTTGCCCGACACGCCGAGCGTGGTCGTCCTCGACGAACTGCCGTGGATCTCTGAGCAGGACCCGACGTTCGACGGACACCTGCAGGTCGCCTGGGATCGGCTCATCTCCAGCAGGCCAGTGCTGATGCTGCTGCTCGGCAGTGATCTGCACATGATGCAGCGGTTCACCGAGTACGACCGACCCTTCTACGGCAGGGCCACGAACATGGTCCTCGGCCCGTTCAATCTTGCCGAAACCGCCGCCGTGACCGGGTTGAGCGGCGCGGACGCGATCGATGCACACCTGATCACCGGTGGATTGCCGGGTATCGCTCTGGAGTGGTCCCCGGGAACGCCCCCGGTCGAGTTCCTGAGTCAGGAGATCTCCAACAAGACTTCGGCGTTGTTCACCGTCCCCGAGCAGTCCCTGGCATCGGAGTTTCCCGCCCCCGACACTGCCCGCCGCATCTTGGAAGCTGTCGGTGGAGCGGGTAGCCGCACGTTCAGCAACATCGCTGCTGCCGCCGGGGACCGCGGCGGCCCGGTCAGTTCCGGCACGCTGTCCCCGCTGCTTCACCGGCTCGTCGAGGAGAAACAGATCCTCGCTGTCGACAAGCCGCTGTCCACCAAGCCCAGCAAACTGGCTCAGTACCGGATCGCTGACAGTAATCTGCGCCTGTATCTGGCCATCTTGCGCGATGTGCATCAACTGGTTCTGCGCGATCGGTCAGCGGCCGCTCGCGCCATCCTCGATAGTCGGTGGTCGAGTTGGCGGGGTAACGCCGTCGAGCCGATCATCCGCCATGCGCTCGCCATCTCCGCCGGTGCCGGAGGTCTGCCCTGGACTGACACGTGGGAAGTCGGTGGTTGGTGGAACCGGCAATCCAACCCAGAGATCGATCTTGTCGGAGCCGACCGCGCCCCGATCGCCTCCCGCATCACGTTCGCTGGCTCCATCAAGTGGCAGGACGGCCCGTTCGACCGGCACCACCTCGACGAACTTCGGCGTCACGCCCCGCTAATCCCGGGTTTTCAGCCCGGCACCAGCGGCCTGGTCGTCGTCAGCCGCTCCGGAGCTGACCTCCCGGACGGGGCCGTGGACCTTGTCTGGGGGCCCGACGACGTCATCCGCGCCTGGTCGGTCTGA
- a CDS encoding PadR family transcriptional regulator — protein MATPTPLREPTFLILTALAREPMHGYGIISDVAALSGGRLALRPGTLYGALDRLTDERLVERDHEEVVEGRLRRYYRLTEAGRSVLTAETERLRRNVEAASERLRARPAGTSTAGGFARGPLNLPGTAAHPILRPTGGLA, from the coding sequence ATGGCCACACCCACGCCGCTGCGGGAACCCACCTTCCTGATCCTCACCGCGCTCGCGCGGGAGCCCATGCACGGCTACGGCATCATCAGCGACGTCGCGGCCCTCTCCGGTGGGCGGTTGGCGCTGCGGCCCGGGACCCTCTACGGCGCCCTCGACCGCCTCACCGACGAGAGGTTGGTGGAGCGGGACCACGAGGAGGTCGTCGAGGGGCGGCTTCGCCGCTACTACCGGCTCACCGAAGCGGGTCGGTCCGTGCTCACCGCCGAGACCGAACGACTGCGCCGCAACGTCGAGGCCGCCAGCGAGCGGCTGCGGGCTCGGCCCGCGGGCACCAGCACCGCCGGTGGCTTCGCACGCGGCCCTCTCAACCTCCCCGGTACGGCCGCTCACCCCATCCTTCGACCGACCGGAGGTCTGGCATGA
- a CDS encoding GlsB/YeaQ/YmgE family stress response membrane protein, which translates to MNQPHPVQEQVGSPLESRYRRLLWAYPGDYQAERGDEIVGTYLDTVEPGRRWPSPHDAVDLLGAGLRERLRGYGALGLVAALPLAATAALNTLVAVAAFFLLQVEVEDPRFARLDSVGPFQTLGVVIWLGWLVVGLTAAVLPGAWARSVAAGAVLLTVAVPPVAALTGQPGPPLFVLIPAVALGLATLALPSHPGWVARSLPPLTAGCVTAASVALNAAESGGGMFTSYGSTPELLAMAGGLMFALVLFVGLGRALRADDAGLWAALLLATPAGLFGANQLSQGLWGGPTLAAFAVTTGSILLVGAALLTVVLAGRATRHRTVRRSAFDSTCPTCGHRPEVAAEA; encoded by the coding sequence ATGAATCAGCCCCACCCCGTGCAGGAGCAGGTCGGGTCACCGCTGGAGTCCCGTTACCGGCGGCTGCTGTGGGCCTACCCGGGTGACTACCAGGCTGAGCGGGGCGACGAGATCGTCGGGACGTACCTCGACACCGTCGAACCGGGCCGGCGCTGGCCCTCACCACATGACGCCGTCGATCTGCTTGGGGCCGGGCTTCGGGAGCGACTGCGGGGGTACGGCGCGCTCGGGCTGGTCGCGGCTCTCCCGCTGGCCGCGACTGCCGCGCTGAACACCCTGGTCGCTGTCGCCGCCTTCTTCCTCCTGCAGGTCGAGGTCGAAGACCCCCGCTTCGCCCGGCTGGATTCGGTTGGTCCGTTTCAGACGCTCGGCGTCGTGATCTGGCTGGGCTGGCTGGTCGTCGGCCTCACCGCCGCTGTGCTGCCCGGGGCCTGGGCCCGTTCTGTCGCGGCCGGAGCTGTCCTGTTGACCGTCGCCGTGCCGCCCGTGGCCGCTCTCACCGGACAGCCTGGGCCGCCACTGTTCGTGCTGATCCCCGCTGTCGCGCTGGGCCTGGCCACGCTCGCGCTGCCCTCCCATCCCGGCTGGGTCGCGCGTAGCCTGCCGCCGCTCACGGCCGGTTGTGTGACGGCCGCATCCGTGGCGTTGAACGCCGCCGAGAGCGGCGGGGGCATGTTCACCTCGTACGGCTCGACTCCCGAGCTGTTGGCGATGGCCGGTGGGCTGATGTTCGCGCTGGTCCTGTTCGTCGGGCTCGGCCGCGCCCTGCGAGCCGACGACGCCGGCCTCTGGGCGGCACTGCTGCTCGCCACCCCGGCCGGTCTGTTCGGCGCCAACCAGCTCAGCCAAGGGCTCTGGGGCGGACCGACCCTGGCTGCCTTCGCCGTCACCACCGGGTCGATCCTTCTCGTGGGCGCGGCGCTGCTGACAGTTGTCCTCGCCGGTCGGGCCACACGACATCGGACCGTCCGGCGTAGTGCATTCGACAGCACCTGCCCGACCTGCGGACATCGGCCGGAGGTCGCAGCGGAGGCGTGA
- a CDS encoding cupin domain-containing protein — protein sequence MIPDDDPTRSLTVADPDDPATTYISLVGNTYGMLITGEQTNGAYCLIDMRVPDGGGPPPHRHDFEEMFTILEGEIEFTFRGEKHVVRASSTINIPANAPHNFRNTSGAPAHMLCMCTPAGQDEYFARIGDVVAGKDAPPPQLSPDELAERRRRGAELASTYRSEFL from the coding sequence ATGATTCCCGACGACGATCCCACTCGCTCGCTCACCGTGGCGGACCCCGACGATCCCGCCACGACCTACATCTCCCTGGTGGGCAACACCTACGGCATGTTGATCACGGGCGAGCAGACCAACGGCGCGTACTGCCTGATCGACATGCGCGTCCCCGACGGCGGCGGGCCGCCGCCGCACCGGCACGACTTCGAGGAGATGTTCACGATCCTTGAGGGCGAGATCGAGTTCACCTTCCGCGGCGAGAAGCACGTCGTGCGGGCCAGCTCCACGATCAACATCCCGGCCAACGCGCCGCACAACTTCCGCAACACCTCCGGTGCGCCGGCCCACATGCTCTGTATGTGCACCCCGGCCGGGCAGGACGAATACTTCGCTCGCATCGGCGACGTCGTCGCGGGCAAGGACGCACCGCCGCCGCAGCTTTCACCTGACGAACTCGCCGAACGCCGCCGCCGCGGTGCCGAGCTGGCCTCGACCTACCGCAGCGAGTTCCTGTGA
- a CDS encoding GNAT family N-acetyltransferase, with protein sequence MTIRRVTDDDRLTTSFPLAAYAFESSPLSAARTAEFRDYLPYNQGNRTLIVEEDGTTLAAASAIPMRQNLRGVVLPMAGVAGVATHPLARRQGHVRTLLHQLLDEMRDEGHLLSALYPFRPSFYARFGYVGLPKPRRVTFTPANLGSLLRVDLPGEVGWERIAAGYPAWRAFTERNLQERHGFAIFPDHRAVGMRDRDEYWLLTARVAGEVTGAVTYRIDEHGGTLHGNELLVTDPLARTLLLQFFARHVDQIERVTVQVPPDELPELWLTDLDVHVEARTAVPGSSAPMARLLSLDALSGLPAGPGRVRIELTGDRWLAGTHLLDGTTGALELVDDTTGRAPTATLTAAGLSALAYGVLDPAELPLRGLGEVPVDAATELRGLFPRRVPYLFADF encoded by the coding sequence ATGACCATCCGCCGGGTGACCGACGACGACCGTCTCACCACCAGCTTCCCGCTGGCCGCGTACGCCTTCGAGTCCTCGCCGCTCAGTGCCGCGCGGACCGCCGAGTTCCGCGACTACCTGCCCTACAACCAGGGCAACCGGACGCTGATCGTCGAGGAGGACGGCACCACGTTGGCCGCCGCCTCGGCCATTCCGATGCGACAGAACCTGCGCGGGGTGGTGCTGCCGATGGCCGGTGTCGCCGGGGTGGCGACCCATCCGCTGGCCCGCCGGCAGGGGCACGTCCGGACGTTGCTGCACCAACTCCTCGACGAGATGCGCGACGAGGGCCACCTGCTCAGCGCGCTCTATCCGTTCCGGCCCAGCTTCTACGCCCGGTTCGGCTACGTCGGGCTGCCCAAGCCCCGCCGGGTCACCTTCACGCCGGCCAACCTGGGCTCGCTGCTGCGGGTGGACCTGCCCGGCGAGGTGGGCTGGGAACGCATCGCCGCCGGCTATCCGGCATGGCGGGCGTTCACCGAGCGCAACCTCCAGGAGCGACACGGCTTCGCGATCTTCCCCGACCACCGTGCGGTCGGGATGCGCGACCGTGACGAGTACTGGCTGCTCACCGCCCGGGTGGCCGGGGAGGTCACCGGCGCGGTGACGTACCGGATCGACGAGCACGGCGGCACGCTGCACGGCAACGAGTTGCTGGTCACCGACCCGCTCGCGCGGACGCTGCTGTTGCAGTTCTTCGCCCGGCACGTCGACCAGATCGAGCGGGTCACCGTCCAGGTTCCACCCGACGAGTTGCCCGAGCTGTGGCTGACGGATCTGGACGTGCACGTCGAGGCCCGCACGGCCGTGCCGGGTTCGTCCGCGCCGATGGCCCGGCTGCTGTCGCTGGACGCGTTGAGCGGGCTGCCCGCCGGCCCGGGTCGGGTGCGGATCGAGCTGACCGGGGACCGCTGGCTGGCCGGCACCCACCTGCTCGACGGCACGACCGGCGCGCTGGAACTGGTCGACGACACCACCGGTCGCGCCCCGACCGCCACGCTCACCGCCGCCGGGCTCTCCGCCCTCGCGTACGGGGTGCTGGACCCGGCCGAGCTGCCGCTACGCGGTCTGGGTGAGGTGCCGGTGGACGCCGCCACGGAGCTGCGCGGCCTCTTCCCCCGCCGGGTGCCGTACCTCTTCGCCGACTTCTGA
- a CDS encoding NAD-dependent epimerase/dehydratase family protein: MRIVVVGASGNVGTALLRRLRRERGVELAGVVRRLPGPDAGEPYDQVEWHSCDIGAPGAAGQLAEVFAGADAVVHLAWQIQPSHDQRVLRRTNVEGSRAVIDAVVRAGVPALVYASSVGTYAPGPKDHPISERWPATGVPGSSYSEHKAEVEALLNGVEQDHPTLRVVRMRPGLIFQRAAGAEITRYFLGPLAPVRLLRFGRIPLVPTNRRLRMQAVHADDVADAYTRAVLGDARGAFNVAADPVLTPELVARHFHGWTVPVAAPVLRAAAALTWRARLQPVDAGWVELGLNAPLMSSERAETELGWHPKISALTALRELFAGMADGDHTTSPPMSGARDLPGRPAALLHARPPGEGNPY; the protein is encoded by the coding sequence ATGCGGATCGTGGTGGTGGGGGCGAGCGGCAACGTCGGTACGGCGCTGCTGCGGCGGCTGCGCCGGGAGCGGGGCGTCGAACTGGCCGGGGTCGTTCGACGGTTGCCCGGTCCGGATGCTGGCGAGCCGTACGACCAGGTGGAGTGGCACTCCTGCGACATCGGCGCGCCGGGCGCGGCCGGGCAGCTCGCCGAGGTGTTCGCGGGTGCGGACGCGGTGGTGCACCTGGCCTGGCAGATCCAGCCCAGTCACGACCAGCGGGTGCTGCGCCGGACCAACGTCGAGGGCAGCCGGGCGGTGATCGACGCGGTGGTCCGGGCCGGCGTGCCGGCTCTGGTGTACGCCTCGTCGGTCGGCACCTACGCGCCCGGCCCGAAGGACCACCCGATCAGCGAGCGGTGGCCGGCCACCGGTGTGCCCGGTTCGTCGTACAGCGAGCACAAGGCTGAGGTGGAGGCGCTGCTGAACGGGGTCGAGCAGGATCATCCGACGCTGCGGGTGGTACGGATGCGACCCGGGTTGATCTTCCAGCGGGCCGCCGGTGCGGAGATCACGCGTTACTTCCTGGGCCCGCTGGCGCCGGTGCGGCTGCTGCGCTTCGGCCGGATCCCGCTGGTGCCGACGAACCGCCGGTTGCGGATGCAGGCGGTGCACGCCGATGACGTGGCTGATGCGTACACCCGGGCGGTGTTGGGTGATGCGCGCGGCGCCTTCAATGTCGCCGCGGACCCGGTGCTCACTCCGGAGCTGGTGGCCCGGCACTTCCATGGTTGGACGGTGCCGGTCGCCGCGCCGGTGCTGCGCGCGGCGGCGGCGCTGACCTGGCGGGCGCGGCTGCAACCGGTCGACGCGGGCTGGGTGGAGCTGGGTCTGAACGCCCCGCTGATGTCCAGCGAGCGCGCGGAGACCGAGCTGGGCTGGCACCCCAAGATCAGTGCGCTGACGGCGCTCCGGGAACTCTTCGCCGGGATGGCCGACGGCGACCACACGACAAGCCCACCGATGTCCGGTGCACGGGACCTGCCCGGCCGCCCGGCCGCCCTTCTCCACGCCCGCCCCCCGGGCGAGGGAAACCCCTACTGA